One genomic window of Coffea eugenioides isolate CCC68of chromosome 1, Ceug_1.0, whole genome shotgun sequence includes the following:
- the LOC113776306 gene encoding uncharacterized protein LOC113776306: MKQSIFMRVLFCKIHCPFICFCKPSAAAHLYNSGPLKLESTLPQAPFRVVSVSDSSDQSSTEAPKIKKEEDIPDGKEQGENVLKSCMKKAPTRPSDPLKEVEKKRVQWMDNLGKELVEIKEFESSETGENDFEEENRGCVCVIL; the protein is encoded by the exons ATGAAGCAAAGCATTTTCATGAGGGTTTTGTTCTGCAAGATTCATTGTCCATTCATATGCTTCTGCAAACCTTCAGCTGCTGCTCATCTCTATAATTCTGGGCCATTGAAATTGGAAAGTACCCTACCACAAGCCCCTTTCAGAGTTGTTTCCGTTTCTGATAGCTCTGATCAGTCGTCCACCGAAGCCCCTAAgataaagaaagaagaagacatTCCAGACGGGAAGGAACAGGGTGAGAATGTCCTTAAGAGCTGTATGAAGAAGGCCCCTACAAGACCTTCCGATCCTTTAAAAGAGGTTGAAAAGAAGAGAGTGCAATGGATGGATAACTTAGGTAAAGAACTTGTTGAGATCAAGGAATTTGAATCCAG TGAGACAGGGGAAAATGATTTTGAGGAGGAAAACAGAGGTTGTGTCTGTGTCATCCTCTGA